In one window of Dyella thiooxydans DNA:
- a CDS encoding TonB-dependent receptor produces the protein MPLRLLPSSTALAMAIAGALAPMVTIAADQPAYATATDAASSTATATVPTAATAADAAAAHPVKDMSAVKVTADTLSLQQVPATTPLSATQPKSVMDRDFIANSTAPTGTYADAIALMPSVSDHEPNGSGLTESRDLSIRGFKDGEFNLTMDGIPVGDPNDFTHHSPDYFMSQDLGAISVDRGPGNASTVGYATFGGTVGMNTRAPESDTVAHVYGSYGSFATRLLGGSFDTGTMANYGGLRAFIDYRKVKSDGYLTGANMDRSNLFAKAVKPIGDHTELTLVAMTNQNSGSNAAILGATSYPYVAVNNGAPPFTSTMPGQMQQLGGNYGLSSNPDSQDFTGYNGDTINSDFEYIGVHSDLDGATVDNKLYTYAYYHRGWNGNDPNGGNYDYGSLNGPAGSAGDGTFPAGAGSTNGTIYGADNVPGQKMYNLYRNWGDMLRLTQDLGPGELRYGLWVNKQLYHRYKAEIDFSNGWAYNAASPLAATDRRIDGTFLTAQPYLEYAWKVTDALTVTPGLKYVYFHRHDVAPVQQKVGAAQDYAQTWKDLLPAIDVHYRINDGWTAYLQAAKGYLAPNENLFYVPDPRVADQNVSTQSTTNYQLGTVWQGDRLNLAADVYAINFTNQVTKHKVAGETIFSNLGGTKYRGGEIEASYLVGEGFSVYGNASYNKATQNSTGVQLAMVPKYTAATGVIWRQGAWYASLMAKYTGAQYGDLAQDAAGSTIGVYRFAPVTLTTLSVNYTLPEALLLPKGSKLALQVFNLADNRPLNDLGGYTGGGVPLFFTPAGRSVTFSFDVPLR, from the coding sequence ATGCCGTTGCGACTGCTTCCTTCCTCCACCGCCCTGGCGATGGCCATCGCCGGTGCGCTGGCGCCCATGGTGACGATCGCCGCCGACCAGCCGGCCTATGCGACGGCGACCGACGCGGCGTCATCCACCGCGACCGCGACTGTCCCGACCGCCGCCACGGCGGCGGACGCCGCCGCCGCCCACCCGGTCAAGGACATGTCGGCGGTGAAGGTCACCGCCGACACGCTGTCGCTGCAGCAGGTGCCCGCCACCACGCCGCTCAGCGCCACGCAGCCGAAGTCGGTGATGGATCGCGACTTCATCGCCAACAGCACCGCCCCCACCGGTACCTACGCCGACGCCATCGCGTTGATGCCCAGCGTGAGCGACCACGAGCCGAACGGCTCCGGCCTCACCGAGAGCCGTGACCTCAGCATCCGTGGCTTCAAGGACGGCGAGTTCAACCTGACCATGGACGGCATCCCGGTAGGTGATCCGAACGACTTCACCCACCACTCGCCGGACTACTTCATGTCGCAGGACCTCGGCGCGATCAGCGTCGACCGTGGCCCGGGCAATGCCTCCACCGTCGGCTATGCCACCTTCGGCGGCACCGTCGGCATGAACACCCGCGCGCCGGAATCCGACACCGTGGCGCACGTCTACGGCAGCTACGGCAGCTTTGCCACGCGCCTGCTCGGTGGCTCGTTCGACACCGGCACGATGGCCAACTACGGCGGCCTGCGTGCCTTCATCGACTACCGCAAGGTGAAGTCGGACGGCTACCTCACCGGCGCCAACATGGACCGCAGCAACCTGTTCGCCAAGGCGGTCAAGCCGATCGGCGACCACACCGAGCTGACCCTGGTGGCGATGACCAACCAGAACTCGGGCAGCAACGCGGCCATCCTCGGCGCCACCTCGTATCCGTACGTGGCGGTGAACAACGGCGCGCCGCCGTTCACCAGCACCATGCCCGGCCAGATGCAGCAGCTGGGCGGCAACTACGGCCTGTCCAGCAATCCGGACAGCCAGGATTTCACGGGCTACAACGGCGACACGATCAACTCGGACTTCGAGTACATCGGCGTGCACAGCGACCTCGACGGCGCGACCGTCGACAACAAGCTCTACACCTACGCCTATTACCACCGCGGCTGGAACGGCAACGACCCGAACGGCGGCAACTACGATTACGGCAGCCTCAATGGCCCGGCCGGCTCGGCCGGTGACGGCACCTTCCCGGCCGGCGCGGGCAGCACCAACGGCACGATCTACGGGGCCGACAACGTGCCCGGCCAGAAGATGTACAACCTGTACCGCAACTGGGGCGACATGCTGCGCCTGACCCAGGACCTCGGTCCGGGCGAGCTGCGCTACGGCCTGTGGGTGAACAAGCAGCTCTACCACCGCTACAAGGCCGAGATCGACTTCAGCAACGGCTGGGCCTACAACGCCGCCAGCCCGCTGGCCGCCACCGACCGCCGCATCGACGGCACCTTCCTCACCGCGCAGCCGTACCTGGAGTACGCGTGGAAGGTCACCGACGCGCTGACCGTCACGCCGGGCCTGAAGTACGTCTACTTCCACCGTCACGACGTCGCCCCGGTGCAGCAGAAGGTCGGCGCGGCGCAGGACTACGCGCAGACCTGGAAGGACCTGCTGCCGGCGATCGACGTGCACTACCGCATCAACGACGGCTGGACCGCCTACCTGCAGGCGGCCAAGGGTTACCTGGCGCCGAACGAGAACCTGTTCTACGTGCCCGACCCGCGCGTGGCCGACCAGAACGTGAGCACGCAGTCGACCACCAACTACCAGCTCGGCACGGTGTGGCAGGGCGACCGCCTGAACCTGGCCGCCGACGTCTACGCGATCAACTTCACCAACCAGGTGACCAAGCACAAGGTCGCCGGCGAGACGATCTTCTCCAACCTCGGCGGCACCAAGTACCGCGGCGGCGAGATCGAGGCCAGCTACCTGGTGGGCGAGGGCTTCAGCGTCTACGGCAACGCCAGCTACAACAAGGCCACGCAGAACAGCACCGGCGTGCAGCTGGCGATGGTGCCGAAGTACACCGCGGCGACCGGGGTGATCTGGCGGCAGGGCGCCTGGTACGCCTCGCTGATGGCCAAGTACACCGGCGCCCAGTACGGCGACCTGGCCCAGGACGCGGCCGGCAGCACCATCGGCGTGTACCGCTTCGCCCCGGTCACGCTGACCACGCTGTCGGTCAACTACACGCTTCCGGAAGCACTGCTGCTTCCCAAGGGCAGCAAGCTCGCCCTGCAGGTGTTCAACCTGGCCGACAACCGCCCCCTCAACGACCTGGGCGGCTACACCGGCGGTGGCGTGCCGCTGTTCTTCACCCCGGCCGGGCGCAGCGTGACGTTCTCGTTCGACGTTCCCCTGCGCTGA
- a CDS encoding alkaline phosphatase family protein, translating into MRPASLFRTGLALLLSGAASLHAAPMRGPIRHVLLISVDGLHALDLRNYIEIHPDSHLAALAARGVEYTHANTVVPADSFPGLLALVTGGTPAATGVYYDNTWDRSLAPPTGPCTATGAHARFNEAVDAPGGQGIDASKLPRDPAHGCRPVYPWQYLRVNTIFNVVRAGGGYTAWADKHPSYAIVQGPSGDGVADLYTPEIGTDGEDHPDTDAVTASIARTETYDTGKMQAVIHEVDGYRHDGHTRAPVPALFGLNLQSVNVAEKLAGYQNADGTPTPSLDAALTHVDTLVGQLMDALARRHLDASTLVILTAKHGNGPVDPDQLRHVSNKALRAVIAAAADGEPAQLTTDRSALVWLHDERTTGTVARTLLADRERLGIERVLWGRALGLLFPSPAHDVRTPDLIVIPQAGVIYDKPGASKRAEHGGFDTDDTHVALLVAGPMLPEPGRRLDAPVSTTQVAPTVLAALGLDPQALQAVHEQGTPTLPGVRWTDLPASGTH; encoded by the coding sequence ATGCGTCCAGCTTCCCTGTTCCGTACCGGTCTGGCCCTGTTGCTGTCCGGTGCCGCTTCCCTGCATGCCGCGCCGATGCGCGGGCCGATCCGTCACGTGCTGCTGATCAGCGTCGACGGCCTGCACGCGCTGGATCTGCGCAACTACATCGAGATCCACCCGGACTCCCACCTTGCCGCGCTGGCGGCACGGGGCGTGGAGTACACCCATGCCAACACGGTGGTGCCGGCCGACTCGTTCCCCGGCCTGCTGGCGCTGGTGACCGGCGGCACGCCCGCGGCCACCGGCGTCTACTACGACAACACCTGGGACCGCTCGCTGGCGCCGCCGACCGGCCCGTGCACCGCCACCGGTGCGCACGCCAGGTTCAACGAGGCGGTGGACGCGCCCGGTGGCCAGGGCATCGATGCCAGCAAGCTGCCGCGCGATCCGGCGCACGGCTGCCGCCCGGTCTATCCGTGGCAGTACCTGCGGGTGAACACCATCTTCAACGTGGTGCGCGCCGGCGGCGGTTATACCGCCTGGGCCGACAAGCATCCGTCCTACGCCATCGTGCAGGGTCCGTCCGGCGACGGCGTGGCCGACCTGTACACGCCGGAGATCGGCACCGACGGCGAGGACCACCCGGACACCGACGCGGTCACCGCCTCGATCGCCCGCACCGAGACCTACGACACCGGCAAGATGCAGGCGGTGATCCATGAGGTGGACGGCTACCGTCACGACGGTCATACCCGCGCGCCGGTGCCGGCCCTGTTCGGCCTCAACCTGCAGAGCGTGAACGTGGCGGAGAAACTGGCCGGCTACCAGAACGCCGACGGCACACCGACCCCCTCGCTCGACGCCGCGCTGACCCACGTCGACACCCTGGTCGGCCAGCTGATGGACGCGCTGGCGCGGCGTCACCTCGACGCCAGCACCCTGGTGATCCTCACCGCCAAGCACGGCAACGGCCCGGTCGACCCGGACCAGCTGCGGCACGTGTCGAACAAGGCGCTGCGCGCGGTGATCGCCGCCGCCGCGGACGGCGAACCGGCCCAGCTCACCACGGACCGCAGCGCGCTGGTCTGGCTGCATGACGAGCGCACCACCGGCACCGTCGCGCGTACCCTGCTGGCCGACCGCGAGCGGCTGGGCATCGAGCGGGTGCTGTGGGGGCGGGCGCTGGGCCTGCTGTTCCCGTCGCCGGCGCATGACGTGCGCACGCCGGACCTGATCGTGATCCCGCAGGCCGGTGTCATCTACGACAAGCCCGGTGCCAGCAAGCGCGCCGAGCACGGCGGCTTCGACACCGACGACACCCACGTGGCCCTGCTGGTGGCCGGCCCGATGCTGCCGGAGCCGGGTCGCCGGCTGGACGCGCCGGTGTCCACCACCCAGGTGGCGCCGACCGTGCTGGCCGCGCTCGGGCTGGATCCGCAGGCCCTGCAGGCGGTGCACGAGCAGGGTACGCCGACCCTGCCGGGCGTACGCTGGACCGACCTGCCGGCATCCGGGACGCACTGA
- a CDS encoding response regulator transcription factor — protein MRILIVEDDRDTREWIDGGLYGEGYVTHAVADGREGLALAVQGAFDGIVVDRKLPGLDGISFIRAVRNAEVQSRIIMLTALSETHQRIEGLDAGADDYLGKPFSMAELVARLRALSRRPALNRESPLLEWGPLVLDPTRHSASCRGERLELTPTEFRLLDILMRHAGNVVTRSMLLEQVWHFHFSPRTSVVETHMSRLRSKVRDAGGASFIETVRGYGYRLQLPTGPA, from the coding sequence TTGCGCATTCTGATCGTCGAGGACGACCGGGACACCCGCGAGTGGATCGATGGCGGGCTGTACGGAGAGGGCTATGTCACCCACGCGGTCGCCGATGGCCGCGAGGGGCTCGCGCTCGCGGTGCAGGGGGCGTTCGACGGCATCGTGGTCGACCGCAAGCTGCCCGGGCTGGACGGCATCAGCTTCATCCGCGCGGTGCGCAATGCGGAGGTGCAGTCGCGCATCATCATGCTCACCGCGCTGAGCGAGACCCACCAGCGCATCGAGGGGCTGGATGCCGGCGCCGACGACTACCTCGGCAAGCCGTTCTCGATGGCCGAACTGGTGGCGCGGCTGCGTGCGCTGTCGCGCCGGCCGGCGCTGAACCGCGAATCGCCGCTGCTGGAATGGGGCCCGCTGGTGCTCGATCCGACGCGACATTCGGCGAGTTGCCGCGGCGAACGGCTGGAGCTCACGCCGACCGAGTTCCGCCTGCTCGACATCCTGATGCGCCATGCCGGCAACGTGGTGACCCGTTCGATGCTGCTCGAGCAGGTCTGGCACTTCCACTTCAGCCCCCGCACCAGCGTGGTCGAGACCCACATGTCGCGGCTGCGCAGCAAGGTGCGCGACGCCGGCGGCGCGAGCTTCATCGAGACGGTGCGTGGCTACGGTTATCGCCTCCAGCTCCCGACCGGTCCGGCATAG